One region of Citrus sinensis cultivar Valencia sweet orange chromosome 6, DVS_A1.0, whole genome shotgun sequence genomic DNA includes:
- the LOC107177287 gene encoding uncharacterized protein LOC107177287 — MGEGNMFEEEVEDEEEIVVMDEVGISITTPIMQKEKAQVEDEAEAIQDRECRAPNTKIDERVNYVEEKNGEDDILLLARNDTSGGQENTWYLDTGASNHMSGNKSMFVELNESMNDNVAFGDDSKVPVKGKSTQNKWRIHQLNVKSAFLNEVLEEKVYIEQLLGYEVKWHKDKVLKLKKALYELKQTPIAWNNRIDTYFQENSYTKCSYEYVLYVKDGDILIVCLYVVDLIFTGNNLSLFREFNKVIAKEFDMTDIGLMAYYLGIDVKQQEDDIFIY, encoded by the exons ATGGGAGAAGGCAATATGTTCGAGGAAGAGGTCGAGGATGAGGAAGAGATCGTGGTCATGGACGAGGTTGGAATTTCAATAACAACTCCAATTATGCAAAAGGAGAAAGCTCAAGTAGAGGATGAGGCAGAGGCCATCCAAGATCGAG AATGTAGAGCTCCAAATACCAAAATTGATGAGAGAGTAAATTATGTTGAAGAGAAGAATGGTGAAGATGATATACTTTTACTAGCACGCAATGACACCAGTGGAGGTCAAGAAAATACATGGTATCTTGACACAGGTGCTAGTAATCACATGAGCGGAAACAAAAGTATGTTTGTAGAACTAAATGAATCTATGAATgacaatgttgcttttggAGATGATTCAAAAGTACCAGTGAAGGGCAAAT CTACTCAGAACAAATGGAGGATTCATCAGTTGAATGTAAAGTCTGCTTTCCTAAATGAAGTTCTTGAAGAAAAAGTTTACATTGAACAACTGTTGGGCTATGAAGTGAAATGGCATAAAGAcaaagttttgaaattgaagaaggCACTTTATGAGTTGAAGCAAACTCCAATTGCATGGAACAACAGAATTGACACGTACTTCCAAGAAAATAGCTACACCAAATGTTCCTATGAGTATGTTTTATATGTTAAAGATGGAGACATTTTAATCGTGTGCTTGTACGTGGTTGATCTTATCTTTACTGGAAATAATCTAAGCTTATTTAGAGAGTTCAATAAAGTAATAGCAAAAGAATTTGATATGACAGACATCGGGTTAATGGCATACTATTTGGGCATTGACGTCAAGCAACAAGAAGATgacattttcatttattaa